From the Vespa velutina chromosome 16, iVesVel2.1, whole genome shotgun sequence genome, one window contains:
- the LOC124954932 gene encoding uncharacterized protein LOC124954932 isoform X2, which translates to MTMTMQKEFKDLLNDFLNISKPYIDTKALEEIKSEYYYQIGSKRKISGIKEFEELIKLLEKYTIISYDNIKQLYFINKTYVKKSNLLIRLEKYERDYNQAILSKYFPPNYNMYQSDNDEETFDQIRWPNPLEELRYKSLLSEVPEQFFKTSYNQESELKQMVLLKVNEKIGRSWKHICRRLGLKESEINEIEKNNWSNLKKQSYQALDICISQNNSDWKINLLHALEKERRKDIKEVVEKILLDKKI; encoded by the exons atgACTATGACAAtgcaaaaagaatttaaagatTTACTCAATGactttttaaacatttcaaagCCTTATATAGATACTAAAGCTttggaagaaattaaaagtgaATACTATTATCAGATAGGATCTAAACGAAAAATAAGTGGTATAAAAGAGTTCGAAGAATTAATTAAGTTGTTAGAgaaatatactattatttctTACGACAATATAAAACAGttgtattttatcaataagaCATACGTTAAAAAAtccaatttattaataagattagAGAAATACGAACGTGATTATAATCAAGCAATTTTATCAAAGTATTTTCCTccaaattataatatgtatcaaAGTGATAAtg ATGAAGAAACATTTGATCAAATAAGATGGCCAAATCCATTAGAAGAGCTCAGATATAAATCACTATTAAGTGAAGTACCAGAGCAGTTTTTCAAAACTTCATATAACCAGGAATCAGAGTTGAAGCAAATgg tGTTACTGAaagtgaatgaaaaaataggACGTTCATGGAAACATATTTGCAGACGTTTAGGTCTTAAGGAAagtgaaattaatgaaatagaaaagaacaattggtctaatttaaaaaaacagAGTTATCAG gCATTAGATATTTGTATTTCGCAGAATAATTCAGActggaaaataaatttattacatgcgctagaaaaagagagacgtaaagatattaaagaggTCGTTGAAAAAATCTTATTggataaaaaaatctaa
- the LOC124954935 gene encoding eukaryotic translation initiation factor 4E-1A-like: MATSNTEEIKEIERKEQGIINFDEFPPEVLIKHPLQHTWTLWYYEPDKSKTWEESQREITSFDTAEDFWSLYNHIKPASELRQGCDYSMFKQGIRPMWEDDANKLGGRWLINLDKKQRAMDLDHFWLEILLCMIGEAFNEYSDDVCGAVVNVRLKGDKLGIWTANANSEDSVMEIGRKLKERLRITPKITIGYQVHQDTMIKKGSQTKNTYTV; the protein is encoded by the exons ATGGCTACAAGCAATACGGAAGAAATCAAG gaGATCGAACGGAAGGAGCAagggataataaattttgatgaaTTTCCACCAGAAGTTTTGATCAAGCATCCTTTACAACATACCTGGACACTTTGGTATTATGAACCGGACAAAAGTAAAACATGGGAGGAAAGCCAACGTGAGATAACTAGTTTTGATACAGCAGAAGATTTTTGGag tCTGTACAATCACATAAAGCCTGCATCCGAGTTAAGACAAGGTTGCGATTATAGTATGTTTAAACAAGGAATCCGACCTATGTGGGAAGATGATGCAAACAAATTAGGTGGAAGATGGCTaataaatttagataaaaagCAAAGAGCTATGGATTTAGATCATTTTTGGTTAGAAATTCTTCTGTGCATGATCGGAGAAGcatttaatgaatattcagATGATGTATGTGGTGCTGTTGTAAACGTAAGGCTAAAAGGAGATAAACTTGGTATATGGACAGCTAATGCCAATAGTGAAGATAGCGTTATGGAAATAGG acgtaaattaaaagaaagattaaggATTACACCCAAAATAACTATAGGATATCAAGTACATCAAGATACTATGATTAAGAAAGGAagtcaaacaaaaaatacttaCACGGTCTAA